GGTCACGGCGCAACTGAGCTTCGTGGCGAGCGTCAAGCAGCACGGCAAGGACGTCGACGCGTCCGGCCTGAGCTTCGTCCGGATCCCGCCCCTGGAACACCGCTGGCATGCGTCTCGACCCCGTCGAGGACAGAACAACAGGACGGTCGAGAGGGATGCCGTCAGCTACAGCGCCAATTGGTGCGGTGCGTCGCAGCACGCGTCCGACTCGGACGGCATCAAGAGCGTGCTCGGCTACTTCACCGCCCCGGACCTGACGCTGCGACCAGGCACGCCGGCGCCGCAGTTCGCCGCTGCATGGGTTGGGATTGATGGGGCCGCGTGCAACACGACCCTACTGCAGGCGGGCGTGACGACCATTGTAAGAACCAGGCCTGTGGTGATCCTGAGgtttttttattttattttattttattttttttgtgGGGGGGGAGGGCCGAGACAAGCGGTGAACGATGATAAGACGGCAAACTAATAACCACTTCGCTACACTAGGTCAACTCGGACGGGGGCCAGAGCGCTTCGGCATGGTGGGAGTGGTACCCAGAAGCTTCCTACACCATCAGCGGCCTCAAGGTCAAGGCGGGCGAGTGGATGTCGGTCAATATCACGACCAAGGATGCTTCAAGCGCCATTCTGTAAGTGCGGCCGGCCGGGGTGGGTGGGTTTCTTGGGTCGGGCGACAGCGATCTGACTGTTCATGCTCTTCTTATCAGAGTCATCGAGAACGCGGATACTGGCACGTCGGTCACCCTGGAGCTAAACAACGGGCCGCAGCTGTGCCGCCGGGATGCCGAGTGGATCTTGGAGGATTTCTACGAATCGGGCAAGCAGGTTGCGTTGGCCAACTTTGCGGATCTGTGGTTCGTCGACTCCGGAGCGACAACGGTCGGCGGAAAGAACGTGGGCTTCGACGGGGCGACCATGGTGCACCTGCGGGACGAAAACGGCAACGTGCTGTGCTCGCCAGAGCCCTACGACAACTCCAACTTTGTAGTCGTCTCAAAACCCTAGACGAGGGCGTGTAGGAGGTAACTTTGCTTGTTCTTCACCTTGATGCTTTAGTAGAATTCGAGACTTGAGAGCAACGTCAAACGGCGTGCATTCGGAGAAATGCGACTTCCACATTTCAGATTCCAACGTTTTCGAGAATTGTGGGTCATGCTTCGGTGGCACGTACCGAGTAGTACCCTGGTAGAGTTTGAAGACGCACCTACTTACTCTGTAGTACCTTACCTTAGCTCAAGTACGGAGGTCTAGGGGTCTCGGGTGGTCGGTGCACTGTTCTTCATGCAATGCCTTAGTTTTCTTGTTGTGCCTGGCGGGCGCGGTGGCGGATTTTGCAGGGGAGCTTTTCGTGTGTGCCTGACATCCAATGGATCGGGACATCCAATGGATCGGATGAGCCGCATCAACGAACATCAACCCCTGACATCAACTATCCTGTTTTTTCTGCGGTCATGCGAGCGCTGTCTCAGCAATCCCTGATCAAATCGCTGCACCGACATGCAACACGTGCATCATCGATGTTGTTTCAGCGCCAATCGGGCAGCAACCTGATATCTCCGTTGCCCTATCACCGACCCGCACCGACCGCCGCCAACGTTCGACGTATAGTTTGTATCCTAGCACTTACACAAGCTAGCAATTCTCCAAGGGTCGCGTCGCTTCGCAATATCCCGTGTCAGTTTTGAGCAGGGTATGGCGCTATCGGAGCTCTCCCATTGTGACTTGTTCACGGCGTGGCCGCGCGCTAGATGCACAAGGTGAGTTATCCCAACTTTGTGATGCAATCGATGCAACCGGTTTTGTGGCAACCGCTTACCGGCGGGTACACTAGGGCG
This genomic window from Thermothelomyces thermophilus ATCC 42464 chromosome 1, complete sequence contains:
- a CDS encoding protease, which produces MWSIVRSLSLASLISSACTVTAQLSFVASVKQHGKDVDASGLSFVRIPPLEHRWHASRPRRGQNNRTVERDAVSYSANWCGASQHASDSDGIKSVLGYFTAPDLTLRPGTPAPQFAAAWVGIDGAACNTTLLQAGVTTIVNSDGGQSASAWWEWYPEASYTISGLKVKAGEWMSVNITTKDASSAILVIENADTGTSVTLELNNGPQLCRRDAEWILEDFYESGKQVALANFADLWFVDSGATTVGGKNVGFDGATMVHLRDENGNVLCSPEPYDNSNFVVVSKP